The genome window CCAGCGGGATGCCGTCCTCCAGCACCTGTACGCGGCCGCTGCGGCTTTCGTAGAGGCCGCGCAGCATGATCTGCGGCAGCGCGCCGGTGCCGGTCTCGTCGAACACCTTGATGCCCGGCACCTTCTGCAGCGCGTCGTCCAGCGAGCGGTTGGCGCCGGTGCGCAGCTGCGTGCTGTCGATCACCTGGCGGCTGCCGGCGTAGTGCTGCACGTCCTCGACCGTGGAGCGGCCGAGCAGGCTGCCCTGCACCTGCACCGCGTCGAGCTGGCGGATCCGCGCCTGGGCGTCGGCGTCGGGCGGGGTGTCCTCGGCGCGCGCGCTGGAGGGGGCAAGCATGGCGGCGACGAGGGCGACGGCCAGCAGCGAAGGGGAAAGCGAAGCGATCAAGACGACGACTCCAAGGGCACGAAACGGTCAGGGACTGCGCAGGTCGGCCGCGCGCTGGCGCAACGCGGCCTGCAGCAGCGCGCGGTCTTCGCCGGCGAACAGCCACTGCAGGTCCGCCTGTGCCAGCCAATGCGCGCGCTGCGCGGCGTCGCGGGGATTGGGGCAGAACGGCACGCCGGCGGCACGGCAGGCCGCGGCGATCGCCAGCAGGTGTTCCCAGACCTGCGGATGGGTGGGCTGCGGGCCGACGCCCAGGTCCAGCGCCAGGTCCAGCGCGCCTTCCATCACCAGCGACACACCGGGCACCTGCAGGATCTGCGGCAGGGCGCGCACGCCGGCGACGCTCTCGATCATCGGGATCACGCGCAGGCGTTCGCGGCTATGGGCGATGTAGTCGGCCAGGCCCACGCTACCGAAGCCGGTGACGCGGCCGCCGGTGATGCCGCGGCGGCCGTGCGGCGGGAAGTGCGCCGCGGCGACCGCACGCTCGGCCTGCTCGGCGCTGTCCAGTCCGGGCAGGACCACGCCGCGGGCGCCGGCGTCGAGCACCCGGCCGATCAGCTTGGCGTCGACCTCGGGCACCCGCACCCAGGCTTCGCAGCCGCCCAGCTCGCAGGCGCGGATGGCATGTTCCAGCTCGGCTGGCGAGCGCAGCACGTGTTCCAGATCCAGCACCGCGAAGTCGTAGCCGACATGGCCGAACATCTCGCACAGCAGGGCACTGGGTAAGGAGTTGAGCAACCCGATCTTGCTGGCCATGGGGGAGGGCGAGCGGAGCTGGGGAAGGGAGCGCAATCCTGACGGAAACGAGAATGCTTATCAAGACGATTCGTAGCGGGCGTTCACAGTCGCTGTAGACGTTTTCTGTGCGCTACCGCGCTTTTCCCCGCAGCGACTTGCTCTCCGAAGAGGAGTCGCTTTTGCGAATCCCGATTCCCGATTCCCGATTCCCCAATCCCCAATCCCCAATCCCCAATCCCAGCCGCCAAGCGCTCAGCGTGCGGCGGCGCGCAGCCCCCGGTACGGCGGCGTCGCCATCACCATCTCCGCCAGCGAATACGCCAGCTCGCGCTCGGCCATCACCGTGCCGTCGGCGCCGTGGTCGAGCAGGTGCTTGACCTCGGCATCGCTGTGCGCGCGCGCCAGCAGGGTCAGCGCCGGGTTCAGCGCACGCAGCTTGGCCAGCGCCTCGCCGGCCTCCAGCGGCTGCGGGATCGCCAGGATCGCGATCTTGGCCTTCTCCGGATGCGCCTCGGCCAGCACGCGGTCGGCGGCGGCGCTGCCGCGGATGCCGGGGATGCCGTCGGCGTGGGCGCGTTCGACATGGTCGCGGTTGTCGTCGATCACCAGCACCGGCACGCCGCGCTCGCGCAGCACCGCCGCCAGCGCGCTGCCGACCCGGCCGTAGCCGATCACGATGGCGTGGTCGGCCAGGTCCAGCGATGGGCCCGGCGGCAGTTCCGGTTCCACCGTCACCGGCGCTTCCACGGCCTGGCGCGCCTGCCAGCGGTCCAGCCAGGAGAACAGCAGCGGGTTGGCGATGATCGACAGCAGTGCGCCGGCGAGGATCAGGTCGCGGCCGGTCTCGGGCAGGATCGCCAGGCTCACGCCCAGGCCGGCGAGGATGAAGGAGAACTCGCCGATCTGCGCCAGGCTGGTGGAGATGGTCAGGGCGATGCCAGTGGGATGGCCGAACGCCCGTACGATCACGAAAGCGGCCAGCGACTTGCCGACGGTGATGGTCAGGAACGTGGCCAGCACCTGCCAGGGATGCTCGAGCAGGATGTGCGGGTCGAACAGCATGCCCACCGAGACGAAGAACAGCACCGCGAAGGCGTCGCGCAGCGGCAGCGAGTCGCTGGCGGCCTTGTGGCTGAGTTCGGATTCCTTCAGCAGCATGCCGGCGAAGAACGCGCCCAGTGCGAACGACACACCGAACAGGGTCGCCGAGCCGAACGCCACGCCCAGCGCGATCGCCAGCACCGACAGGGTGAACAGCTCGCGCGAGCCGGTCGCGGCGACCTTCTCCAGCGCCCACGGGATGGCGCGGCGGCCGACCACCAGCATGACCGCCACGAACGCCGCCATCTTCAGCAGGGTGACGCCGAGCGCGCCGAGGATCGCACCGGTGTCGGCGCCCTTGCCGCCGAGCGCGTCGGCCAGCGCCGGCAGCAGCACCAGCGCCAGCACCATCACCAGGTCCTCCACGATCAGCCAGCCGACCGCGATGCGCCCGCGCAGGGTTTCCAGCAGGCGCCGTTCCTCCATCGCCCGCAGCAGCACCACGGTACTGGCCACCGACAGCGCCAGGCCGAACACCAGGCCGTGCAGGGTCGGCCAGCCCATGCTCCAGGCCAGGCCCCAGCCGAGCAGGGTGGCGACCGCGATCTGCGCCAGCGCGCCGGGGATCGCGATCCACTTCACTTCCATCAGGTCTTCGAGCGAAAAGTGCAGCCCCACCCCGAACATCAGCAGCATCACGCCCAGTTCCGACAACTGGTTGGCCAGCGCCTGGTCGGCGACGAAGCCCGGCGTGAACGGTCCCACGCAGATGCCGGCCACCAGGTAGCCGACCAGCGGCGAGAGCTTGAGACGGTGGGCGAGCGTACCGAAGAGGAAGGCGAGCGCGAGCCCGACCGCGATGATGTCGATGAGACTGGTGTCGTGATGCATTCAGGATCGCAGAACAAGGGAGCCCCGAGTGTCGCCGATCGGGGCTTTTGTCGGCAAATCGGCGTGCGGCGCCGAAGGGCTGGCGAAGCTTGGGGCGTGACACCTGAAGTCAGCCTCGAACTGCTGTGCCGATAGGTGCTGCGCGCGGATGGGAACCGGAACAGTTGGTCCGCAGCGCATGTCCCCAGCACCGCGCAGGTCGGTGATGGGCGCGGCTCGCCGGCGCTGCTGCTGCGCAGTCGGTGCACTGGGCAGTGTCCCATCGCTGCCTCCGGCCCCACTCCCTGACAGCGTGACTGGGATGGAGGTCGCAGTGATCGCGCTACGCGCGCAACTCCCTGTCAGGAAAGACATTACACCGCATGATGGACGTTAACTGTCTACTGTTTCGGCCCATGCCCTGGTGTATGTTTGCGCCCATTGGTGTCCTGCCAGGACCAGGGTGGCATGGCTAGACTGAAGACTTTCGCGAGCGGAATCCTCCTGAGTGCGGTGTACTGCGCGGCCTACCTGGCCGTGTGGCACTGCTCTCTGGATCAATGGTTCCTGCCGATCGGACTGCGTACCGCAGCGCTGCTGTTTCTCCCCTATCGGCTCTGGCCCTACGTTTTCTTGGGAGATGCGGCGGCGCTGTTGAGCATGCGCGTGCCGATGATCGATGAGGGCGGAGCGGATCCGCTCTGGGCATACGGCAGTTCGCTCCTGTTGATGCCGGCGTTCTCGTTGCTGCCCTGGGCGGTCCGGCGCGGTCTTCCTGATTTCCGGGCCGAGCCGAGCTGGCTGCCCCTGATCTGCCTCTGTGCGGCGTTGTGGGCGGTGCTGGTCAACAAGGGCGCCAACTGGTTGTTGGATGGGCCTGCCGCCTACATCAATCTGGAAAACACGCTGAAGTTCTGGATAGGTTTCTATCTGGGTATCGTCATGTTCGTCTTTCCCGCACTGCTGTGGGTCAGGCGAGCAGAGGGGGATGCAAGTACCCGAAAGACGGTTCTGCACAGCGCAGGCGTCGCCGCGTTGCTCATGGGCGTCATGTTTGGGGTCGCGATGCAGGCCGAGGGCGTCCTGCGCCAGTTCATTCTGGTTCTGATGATTACGCCGGCCGTCTGGTTGACGTTCAAGCATGCCTGGCGGGGCGCTGCGATCGGTGTGGTCATGGCCAACTTCGCGGTGGCCATGTCCCTGCCAAAGACCAACTACGCCGGTGCCTACGATGCAGATACGTTGCAGGTGCAGTTGTTGATCGCCTTTGCGGTGACTGCGCTAGCGTCCCTTGGCGCCAGGTTGTCTGTGGCCTTCGACCAGGCGCAACGCTTCGGCTTCGCCGAAAGGGAGGCGCTGCAGGTGGCCCAGGCCAGCTACATGTCGGCCGAGCGGACCCTGCGCAATCGTGTGGTCGAGTACACCGACATCCACGTGCACATCAACAAGTTGCGCCGCGACATCGCCACCACGCTGAAGGAGCACGGCCACTACGCCGCGGCGATGGAAATGAACCGCACCGGGGTGATCCAGGCGCAGTTGCTGGACGACTACGTCGCCGCGTTGTATCCGCTGGATATCGAAACCCATGGCCTGTACGGCGCGCTGAACTCCATCGCCTTCGCCAATGCCTGCGATACCGAGGTCGAGGCGCGTCTGCACGGCGATTCGCGGCGGCTGTCGATCGGACTGCAACTGGCGGCGTACCGCTGCGTGCTCAATGCCATGGAGATCCTGCCCAATGCGGGCCGGCACATGATCGCGGCGCGGGTCTGGTCGGCGCGCGGCAAGCGCGGCGTGGTGGTGACGGTGGAAGCCGACGCGGCGATGCCGGGCGGCGGCCGCAAGCGTCACGGCGCCGATGAGATCGACTGGGAGCTGGCCAGTCGGTTGAAGGCCCATGACGGCACCTGCCGGCGCCGTCATGAGCGAAAGATCAGTTTCCTGATCTCCGAGCCACTGGAAAAGACCGTTACTTCTTGATGGTCACGGTCCAGACGTCGCCGTCGGCGCTGCTGGCCAGCTGTACGGTGAAGTAGCGCGCATCGTAGACCACGGTGCCGCGGCTGCTGTCGAAGGTGTCGACGGTGCTCACCCGATCCACGTCCTTGCCCATCGGCGTCACCCATGCGGTGTCGCCGACGCGGCCGATCGCGCCACGCACCTGACCGGTGCTGTCGTTGATCTGCAGGTAAGTCACGCCATTACGCTCGAACTGGTAGATGCGCGCCGAGCCGTTGGTAGACAGATTGGTCGCCGCCGGCGCGCTTTCGCCTAGACCGCGGATGGCGATGGGGGTGCCGACACCGCCACCCGGACAGCAGCTCTGCGCATAGGCGCTGGACGCTAGCGCCGAGCAGGCCACGATGCCTGAGAGCACCGCTATTTTTGAACTTTTCCACATGACACGATCCTTCCCCAGAGGGGTTTTTTTGCCTGCCGTTCAGGCGATTCCACATTACGCGAATCGCAACAGGCCACTGTTGACAAATAAATAATCGATTCATACTTGTGATGCGGCTCACGCTTATTTATCCAGGGAAACTCCCTGCAAATCACCGCATCGGTTGGCTCAGGTATGGCCCCAGGTCGCGCAGCATCGCGTCGACCGTCCGGCATCGCCGGGGCGTCGGGCGCGGTGCTTCTTGCAGTTTCCATGCCATACATTGCAGGTCTACCTTCAAGGCGCAGCGGCGCGGTGTTTTCGTTAAGCGCGTCGTTGCAGGCGGGCATATTGATGGATCTTCGGTGCGGGCCGCACTGCATAACGAATGTCGTGGTCTATGGTTTGCTCGTTGCAACGCGAGTAAATCTATCCTGCCTTCGCCTGGTATTTTTTTGAATGCGATAAGGATAGACCTTATCGCAGCTGGCGATCACTGGGCCGGCGAGATGGCTATAACCGAATGGGCCGATGTTTTCGATCGCGCGACGAATGCTTGACGCTTTCGTGCAACTGTCTGGCGCGATCAGGTGGAGCGTGGCTGAAAACCCGCGACCGGAGCGGGTGACTCCAAGGTGCGATGCGTTGCCGAATGGCGTCTGCAATGCCGGTGCGCACGTCGCCCCGAACCCTCATCGCCGCCGCGGCGCTGCGCTGCGTCTCCCGACGCCTGCGGGCGGCAGCGTGGCAGCGCCCCAGGCCCGATGCCGCTAGCTTGGGGGCGGTACCGGTATCGCCGGTGGCGAACGCGGCGGCGGTGTCGGGGCACCGCCGCCACAGACGCGTCACCCAGCTCGCGTCACCAGCTGTAGTTGACGTTGGCGTAGGCGAATGCGCCGTTGAAGCCGAACGGCGAGGACGTGCTGTACGGCAGATAGGTGCGGGTGCCGGCACCGGCGCGCGAGCGGTCCGGATACTCGTTCAGCACGTTGTCGCCGCCGACGGTGACGCGCCAGCGGCCCAGGGTGTAGGCGGCCGACAGATCCAGCGTCCACTTGGCCGCATAGGTCTGGTCGGCGGCGGGCGTGGTGCCGAAGTCGGTGAACTCGCCCCAGCGCGTGGCGGTGGCGGTGAAGGCCCAGGCGCCCGGCGACCACACGCTGCTCAGGAAGAACTTGTCGCGCGGCGAGCCGCGAGTGATGCGGCCGATCTCGGCACGGCCGATGCGCACCGCGGTCGGGTCGATCGCTTCCAGCACCGCCGGGTTGCCGGCGATCTTCTCGATGTCGGTCTTGTTGTAGTTGTAGCCGGCGGTCAGATCGAGGCTGCTGGCGGGCAGCGCCAGCTTGTAGGTGCCGATCGCGTCCACGCCCTGGGTCTTGGTGTCGATGGCGTTGGTGAAGTAGCGGCCGCCGCCGATGCCGGCGTAGCCGTTGCCCTGCAGGTAGTTGCGCACGGCGGCGGAGGTGAGGTTCTCCGAGAGCACGATGCGGTCGTCGATGTCGATGCGGTAGGCGTCGAGGGTGATGTAGAGCGCGTCCACCGGCTGCAGCACCAGGCCCAGGCCGTAGTTCTTGGACTTCTCCGCCTTCAGCGGTTCGGCGCCGAGCGCGATCGCCGCCGGGTTGTCGGTGCGGAAGGTGCCGATCTCGAACGGCGTGGCGGCGATGCTGCCGTCGGGCTGGGCGACGTTGATGAAGTTGGTGGCGACCGACTGGAAATACTGCTGCTGCAGCGACGGCGCGCGGAAGCCGGTGGAGGCGGTGGCGCGCAGCGCGACCTTGGGGCTGAAGGCGTAGCGCAGCGAGAGCTTGCCGGTGGCGGTGTCGCCGAAATCGCTGTAGTTCTCGTAGCGCCCGGCCAGGCCGGCGGAGAACTTGTCGGTGATGTCGCCTTCCAGGTCCAGATAGGCCGAATAGCTGTTGCGGTCGTAATGGCCGGAGTCGCTGGGCTTGAAGCCGGCGAACACCTGCGCGCCCGGCAGCAGGGTGCCGTTGGCCGAAGGGATGCCGCCGTTGACGTAGGACGCCGGCTCGCCCGGCGACTCGTTGAACTTCTCGCCGCGCCATTCGGCGCCGAAGGCCAGGGTGAGCGGGTAGGCCAGGCCGACCTCCAGCGATTTGCTGAAGTCGGCGTTGAGCACGTTCTGGGTGACCTGCAGCGCACCGGCGTAGAACTCGGTGGGGCTGGCCAGGCCCAGGCTGTTGTTGAGGCTGTGGCGCACGTCGAAGCTCAGGTCGTTGCGGCCGTAGTTGTAGCTGAGGTCGATGGCCAGGCCGCCGGCGGTGCTGGACTTAACCCCGCCGACCCAGGACACGTCCTTGCTGACGTTGTAGATCTGCGGCAGGAAGCCGTTGGGGTAGATCTCCGGGCGGTTGCGGTTGTCGCCGGACCAGCGGAAGTAGCCGTTGGACAGCACCTCGCGGCGGCTGAGCATCGCGTAGGAATAGAAGGTGATGTAGTCGGCCGGGCTGTACTGGCCGTTGTAGGAGAACGCGCCCTGGTCCACGTCGGGGTCGCCGTAGCGCTGCTGCACCTGGCCCTGGTAGGGCGTGGCGCGGTCGGTCTGGTCCTGGTGCCCGGCCTGCGCGGCGAAGTGCACGCTGCCGGTCTCGGCGAAGGTGAGGCCGGCATCGCCGGAGAGCTGGTACTGCTCGCCGTCGCCGGCGCTGTACTTGCCGTAGCGCCCGGCCAGGCTGCCGCCCTTGCCGCTGCCCTTGAGCACGATGTTGATGACGCCGGCGATGGCGTCGGAGCCGTATTGCGCCGAGGCGCCGTCGCGCAGCACTTCGATGCGTTCGACCGCGGCGATCGGAATGGTGTTGAGATCGGCCGGCGACGAGCCGCGGCCCTGTGCGCCGTTGAGGTTGACCAGGGCGGTGGTGTGGTAGCGCTTGCCGTTGACCAGGACCAGCACCTGGTCCGGCGAGAGCCCGCGCAGCTGTGCCGGACGGACGGCATCGGAGCCGTCGGTGATGGCCGGGCGCGGGAAGTTCAGCGAGGGCACCGCGCGCGACAGCGCGGTGGCCAGTTCGGTGGTGCCGGTGGACTGCAGCGTTTCCGGCGAGATGATGTCGATCGGCGACGCCGATTCGGCCACGGTGCGGTCGGCCACGCGGGTGCCGGTGACGATGAGGGTATCCAGCGTTTGCGCATTGCCGGTGTTCTGCGCGTGGACGGAAACGGCGGACGTCGCCAGGCACAGGGCGACGGCGTGGGCGAGCGGGGTGAGCGTGCGCGTCATGAGGGAGGCGGCTCCTTGTAGTGGGGGGGAGGACGTCGCTGCATGCGCGCTCCCCTGTCCCCTGGCGGATGCGGCGACGCGCCCTAGGGATTACCGGCGGATGTCAGGAGTGTCAACGTTCCGTTAAGCGTGGCGTGGAGGTTGCAGTTGCAACGACCGCTGCAGGCATTGCGGCAGCGCGGATTCGGGGATTTGCCGGGTTCGTAGACAAAATGCGGGCGATGCGCGCCGGCGTGGCGCGCGCGCCCGTGCCTGCGCACGGCGGCGTGTGGGGGGCGCGCATGCTCATCCGTGCGATGGCGGCTGCGTGGCCGGTGCAGGCATGCACGCGTCCGTGCCGTGCGGTGCATGTTTTCAATGCGCGCCTGGCGCCCGAGGGCGCGACTCGGAACGCGGGTCGTAGGCCAGCGGGACGTACAGGTTTCAATCCACGCGCCCGTGAGGGCGCGACGGACGGCAAGGGCCGCCCGCTCGCGACCATCGAGTTTCAATCCACGCGCCAGTGTAGCCGCGGCTTCAGTCGCGACGCTTCAGCGGTAGCGCGTCGCGGCTGAAGCCGCTCCTGCGAAACGCCAGCGACCGCAAGGCGATACCGCACACTGCGCGCATCCCCAATCCCCAATCCCCAATCCCCAATCCCCAACAAAACAACGGCCCGGAAATCCGGGCCGTCGTCATGCCGCGCGTTGTCGGCCGGGGCACTGCCCGGCCGTGCGCTCACCAGCGGTAATTGATCCGCCCGTACACGTAGGCACCGTTGAAGCCGTACGGCGAGTAGTTGCTGTAGGGCAGCATGCCGTAGGTCGAGTTGATCAGGTTGGCGGTCTTGTCCGGGTACTGGTCGAACACATTGTCCGCGCCCAGCGTCAGCGTCCAGTTGGTGCTGGGCTTGAAGCTGGCCGAGGCATCGACCACCCAGTCCGCGCCGTAGGTCTGGTCGCGTGCGGCGGTGGCCGAGTTGCGCACGGTGAACTCGCCGTAGCGGGTCGCGGCCAGGCTCAGGTCCCACTTGGGCAGCTTCCAGGTGCCGCTGAGGATCAGCTTGTCCTTCGGGTAGCTGTCCTCCAGGCGGCCGATCTCGTCGCGTCCCAGCGTGGTCTGGGTCGAGCCGATGGCGGCCAGCGCCTGCGGCTGGGTCACCGCATGGGTGATGTCGGTCTTGCTGTAGCCGTAGCTGGCGGTGAGATCCAGCGTGCTGGCCGCGAACGGGATGCTGTAGGTGCCGACCACGTCGACGCCGCGGGTGCGGGTGTCGGCGGCGTTGCTGAAGTAGCGCACGCTGGTGACATTGCTGTAGCCGAGCTGGCGCAGCTTGCCCAGCACCGCCGCGTCGTTGAGGTTGGACGACAGCAGGATGCGGTCGTCGATCTTGATCTGGTACGCGTCCACGGTCAGATACAGGCGCTCGACCGGCTGCAGCACCAGGCCCAGGCTGTAGGACAGCGAGGTCTCGGCCTTCAGCGGTGCGGCGCCCAGCGCCTGGGCCACGGCGCTGTTCACCGGGAAGGTGCCGGATTCGAAGAAGCTGCCGTTGATGTAGCTGCTGGTGACCGCCTGGTACTGCTGCTGCGCCAGCGACGGCGCACGGAAGCCGCTGGCGACGGTACCGCGCAGCGCCACCTTGTCGGTGAAGGCGTACCGGGCCGACAGCTTGCCGGAGGTCTTGCTGCCGAAATCCGAATAGTCCTCGTAGCGGCCGGTGAGGCCGGCGGAGAACTTGTCGGTGAGGTCGGCTTCCAGGCCGGCGTAGACCGCGTAGTTGTGGCGTTCCGAATGCACCGCGTTGAGCGGGGCGAAGCCGGCGAAGCCCTGCGCGCCGCCGGTGGTGCCGGTGTACGAAGCCGGCTCGCCCGGCGACTGGTTCCACTTCTCCTGGCGGTACTCGGCGCCGAAGGACAGCGTCACCGGATACGCCAGGCCCCACTCCAGCGGCTGGGTGAAGTCGGCGTTGACCGCATTCTGGGTGTACTCCAGCGCGCCATCGTAGAAGCGCCGCGGGCTGTCGAGGCCGAGGCTGTAGTTGATGCTGTTGGCGGTGTGGAAGTCGACCTTGTTGTAGCCGTAGTTGTAGCTGATGTCCCAGGCGAAGCCGCCGGCGGTGCTGCCCTTCAGGCCGGCGACCAGCGAGCGGTCCTTGGAGTACTGCTCGATCTGCGGCACGTAGCCGTCGGGGTAGACCTGCGCCAGCAGCGCGGTCTGCCCACTGTGGTTGCGCGAGCGGTAGAACGCGAACGAGGTGATGTCGCGGTTGCTGGCGATCGCGGTGGCGTAACCGGTGAGGTTGTCGCTGAAGCGGAACTCGCCGTTGGCCGAGACCGCGGTGGCATCGACCTTGGGATCGCCATAGACGAAGGTGGTCTGGCCGATGCTCGGGTAGTTGCCGGTGTTCGGCGCGGTGCCCTGGTAGGGGCCGGCGCGGTTGGTGGCGTCCTGCTGGCTGATCTGCCCGGCCACGTGCAGGCTGCCGCGGCCGTCGCCGAAGCCGACCCCGGCGTCGCCGGAGAGCTGCGACTTGGCACCGTCGCCGGCCGAGTACTGGCCGTGGTCGACCGCCAGGCTGCCGCCTTCGCCGGCACCCTTGAGCACGATGTTGACCACGCCGGCGATGGCGTCGGAGCCGTACTGCGCCGAGGCGCCGTCGCGCAGCACTTCCACCCGCTCGATCGCCGCGATCGGGATCGCGTTCAGATCCACCGCCGAGGCGCCGCGGCCGATGGTGCCGTTGACGTTGACCAGCGCCGAGGTATGGCGGCGCTTGCCGTTGACCAGCACCAGGACCTGGTCGGGCGAGAGCCCGCGCAGCTGCGCCGGGCGGATGCCGCTGGTGCCGTCGGTCAGCGCCGGGCGCGGGAAGTTCAGCGAGGGCAGTGCCCGCGACAGCGCGGTGGCCAGCTCGGAGGTGCCGGTGGCCTGCAGCGCCTCGGGGGTGATGATGTCGATCGGCGACTGCGACTCGGCCACGGTGCGGTCGCTGACCCGGGTGCCGGTGACGATCACCGTGTCCAGCGTGCTGGGCGCGGTGGGGGCGTCAGTGGTCTGGGCGAAGGCGGAGGGGGCGGCAAGGACGGCGAGCACGGCGCTCGCCAGAAGCGACAACGGACGGTTCATGAAAACTCCAGCAGGTGCCGAAACGGCAGGCGGGGCGCGCCGCGGCCGGCATGGCAGGCCGCGTCCCCAGGGGCGTCTTATTATTTTTTAACATGCGTGCGGCGTCGCAGGATGCAAGCGCATGTTCTTATTCCTTTACGTTCTAAGCTGTCCGCTCGAGGGCGTGGCCGCGCCCCTGCGGCCACGCCCGGCCTGCTGGCCGCCTCAGAAGCGGTAGTTCACCCGCGCGTACCAGTAGCGCCCGTTGAAGCCGAACGGCGACAGCGGCGAGTACTGCAGGCCGTTGGGGCGATCGTCGTAGATGTTGTTGAGCGCGGTCCGGGTCGGATACTGGTTGGTGACGTTGTCGGCGCCGACGGTGAAGCTGAGGTCGTGCCAGGCATAGGTCGTGGACAGGTTCAACAGCCAGCGCGCGGCGAAGCGCTGGTCCTGGCTGCCGTCGGCCTCGTCGCCGCGGCGGGTGATGGCGCCGTAGCGGGTGGTGTCGCCGTGCAGGGTCCAGCCGGCCACGGTCCAGTCGCCGCTGAGCACGTACTTGGTGCGCGGCGAGGCATCGGTCAGCAGGCCCTGGCTGGCGCGGCGGAAGTTCGGGTCGGAGATCTCCAGGATCTCGGTCTTGTTGTAGTTGGCGCTGAGGCTGAGGTTGAGCGTGCCGGCGCGATCGAGGTCGAGCAGGTAGTTGTTCACCCAGTCCACGCCGCGGGTGCGGGTGGTAGCGCCGTTGACGAAGAACTGCACCGCGCTGACCTGGCCGATCGGCTCGGCCAGCGAGAGCTGGTCCGAGTACAGGATCTGGTCCCAGATGCGGATCTGGTACAGGTCCAGCGTGGCGTTGAAGCCGCCGCCGGACTGCCAGACCGCACCGACGCTGTAGTTGGTGGATTTTTCCGGCGCCAGCGGCTTGGCGCCGAGCGCGATCGCCACCGGGTCGGAGGTGCGGTAGGTGCCGATCTGGGTCAGCGTGCCGTTCTGCAGCAGGGTCACCACCGAGGCGTAGTTCTGCTGGGCCAGCGAAGGCGCGCGGAAGCCATTGGAGATCGTGCCGCGCAAGGCGAAGCCATCGTTGAGCTGGTAGCGCGCCGACACCTTGCCGGAACGCGTCGATCCGGCATCGCTGTAATCCTCGTAGCGCGCCGCCACGCCGCCGGAGAGGCGGTCGGTCAGGTCCGCTTCCAGGTCGGCGTACACGGCCTGGCTATGGCGCTTGAACTGCCCGGCCACCGCTGGCGACAGCCCGGGAAACACCTGCGAGCCGCCGGGGTAGGGGGCGCCGGTCTCGGGGTTGATGGCGTTGGGATCGAAATAGGTCGACGCCGGCGAGCCGGCCTCCACCGCGTACTTGTCCTGCCGGTACTCGGCGCCGAAGGCGAGATTGACCGGGTAGGCCAGGCCCCAGTCCAGGGACTTGCTGAAGTCGGCGTTGAGCGCGTTCTGCTGGTTGCGGAAGCCGCCGGCGTTGAAGCGCGTCGGCGAGGCGCCGGTGCTCCAGTACAGGTTGGTGTTGATGGTGTTGCGCAGGTCGAAGGTGACGTCGTTCTTGCCGTAGTCGGCGGAGACGTCCCAGGTCCAGCCGCTGTTGGTGCTGCCCTTGACGCCGAGCACCGCGGCGCGGTCGTTGGACGGGTTGTAGATCTGCGGCAGGAAGCCGTTGGGATAGACCGCCTGCACGTTGCGGTCGCTGTTGTCCCAGGCGCGGTAGTAGCCGTTGGACAGCACCTCGCGGCGACTGAAGTTGGCGTAGCCGTACAGGTCGACGTGCGGGGTCAGCGCGTAGCCGAAGTTGACCAGTCCCTGGTAGGTGGTGACGGCCGGATCGCCGTAGCGCTCGTAGGGAATGCCGCTGGGGTTGGCGGCGCCGGCGCCGGTGGTGGCCTTGTCGGTGTTCTCGGCGCGATTGGTGTTCATCGCGTTCTGGTAGTTCCACGACACCCGCACCCAGCCCGGCGCCTCGCCGCCGGGCGCGCCGCCGAAGGCCAGGCCGTAGGAGCCGTCGATGCCGTTCTGCGCCCCGTCGCCCTTGTCCATGATGCCGCCGTTGACCGCGACGCTGTTGCTGCCGGGTTTGGCGCCGTGCTTGAGGACGATGTTGATGACCCCGGCGATGGCGTC of Xanthomonas sacchari contains these proteins:
- a CDS encoding HpcH/HpaI aldolase family protein; translated protein: MASKIGLLNSLPSALLCEMFGHVGYDFAVLDLEHVLRSPAELEHAIRACELGGCEAWVRVPEVDAKLIGRVLDAGARGVVLPGLDSAEQAERAVAAAHFPPHGRRGITGGRVTGFGSVGLADYIAHSRERLRVIPMIESVAGVRALPQILQVPGVSLVMEGALDLALDLGVGPQPTHPQVWEHLLAIAAACRAAGVPFCPNPRDAAQRAHWLAQADLQWLFAGEDRALLQAALRQRAADLRSP
- the ybaL gene encoding YbaL family putative K(+) efflux transporter, whose translation is MHHDTSLIDIIAVGLALAFLFGTLAHRLKLSPLVGYLVAGICVGPFTPGFVADQALANQLSELGVMLLMFGVGLHFSLEDLMEVKWIAIPGALAQIAVATLLGWGLAWSMGWPTLHGLVFGLALSVASTVVLLRAMEERRLLETLRGRIAVGWLIVEDLVMVLALVLLPALADALGGKGADTGAILGALGVTLLKMAAFVAVMLVVGRRAIPWALEKVAATGSRELFTLSVLAIALGVAFGSATLFGVSFALGAFFAGMLLKESELSHKAASDSLPLRDAFAVLFFVSVGMLFDPHILLEHPWQVLATFLTITVGKSLAAFVIVRAFGHPTGIALTISTSLAQIGEFSFILAGLGVSLAILPETGRDLILAGALLSIIANPLLFSWLDRWQARQAVEAPVTVEPELPPGPSLDLADHAIVIGYGRVGSALAAVLRERGVPVLVIDDNRDHVERAHADGIPGIRGSAAADRVLAEAHPEKAKIAILAIPQPLEAGEALAKLRALNPALTLLARAHSDAEVKHLLDHGADGTVMAERELAYSLAEMVMATPPYRGLRAAAR
- a CDS encoding MASE1 domain-containing protein, translating into MARLKTFASGILLSAVYCAAYLAVWHCSLDQWFLPIGLRTAALLFLPYRLWPYVFLGDAAALLSMRVPMIDEGGADPLWAYGSSLLLMPAFSLLPWAVRRGLPDFRAEPSWLPLICLCAALWAVLVNKGANWLLDGPAAYINLENTLKFWIGFYLGIVMFVFPALLWVRRAEGDASTRKTVLHSAGVAALLMGVMFGVAMQAEGVLRQFILVLMITPAVWLTFKHAWRGAAIGVVMANFAVAMSLPKTNYAGAYDADTLQVQLLIAFAVTALASLGARLSVAFDQAQRFGFAEREALQVAQASYMSAERTLRNRVVEYTDIHVHINKLRRDIATTLKEHGHYAAAMEMNRTGVIQAQLLDDYVAALYPLDIETHGLYGALNSIAFANACDTEVEARLHGDSRRLSIGLQLAAYRCVLNAMEILPNAGRHMIAARVWSARGKRGVVVTVEADAAMPGGGRKRHGADEIDWELASRLKAHDGTCRRRHERKISFLISEPLEKTVTS